A genomic stretch from Telmatocola sphagniphila includes:
- a CDS encoding phosphoribosylformylglycinamidine synthase subunit PurQ, which yields MATPKVLVLRGPGSNCDQEAHFAFEMAGAFVERMHINRLREDPAQLQRFQILCVPGGFTYGDDVAAGKILATQLANFLGDALRKFRDAEKLILGICNGFQAILKAGLILPPDEDGPLATLGHNDSGKFEDRWIHLRVNPNKCVFLKGLESMHIPVAHGEGKFITRKQWILDGLKQAGQVVLTYSHPNQPEAQYPANPNGSMGAVAGLCDATGRVLGLMPHPERHVLPTQHPQWTRLGLAQEGDGLPLFRNAVEYFAT from the coding sequence ATGGCCACCCCAAAAGTGCTCGTTCTTCGTGGTCCAGGCTCCAATTGCGATCAGGAAGCCCATTTTGCTTTCGAGATGGCCGGTGCATTCGTAGAACGCATGCACATTAACCGCTTACGCGAAGATCCGGCCCAATTACAAAGGTTTCAAATCCTCTGCGTTCCCGGCGGATTCACCTATGGAGATGATGTGGCCGCCGGGAAAATTCTCGCGACGCAACTCGCCAACTTCCTCGGAGACGCTCTTCGCAAGTTCCGCGACGCCGAAAAGCTGATTCTGGGCATCTGCAATGGCTTTCAGGCCATATTGAAGGCTGGACTGATTTTACCACCCGATGAAGATGGCCCTCTCGCCACCCTCGGACACAACGACTCGGGAAAATTTGAAGATCGCTGGATTCACCTCAGGGTAAATCCTAATAAATGCGTGTTTTTGAAGGGCCTGGAATCGATGCACATCCCCGTCGCTCACGGCGAAGGGAAATTCATTACCCGTAAACAATGGATATTGGACGGACTCAAACAAGCGGGACAGGTTGTGCTCACCTATAGTCATCCAAACCAACCCGAAGCCCAGTATCCCGCCAATCCCAATGGCTCGATGGGAGCGGTGGCCGGTTTATGCGATGCGACTGGCCGGGTTTTGGGGCTGATGCCTCATCCGGAAAGGCATGTTCTACCCACGCAACACCCGCAATGGACGCGATTGGGATTAGCCCAGGAAGGCGACGGACTCCCACTCTTCAGAAA